From the Salmo trutta chromosome 30, fSalTru1.1, whole genome shotgun sequence genome, one window contains:
- the rapgef3 gene encoding rap guanine nucleotide exchange factor 3 isoform X1: MFGNFWSSLSRIADRQNILHSPQEDIFATASAMFSMDTFFKSILLPSRRITPEEGETPLPEALDTQDTMKQFLSDRILKAARVVHSALIVRSPGLIRDRKHHLKTYRQCCSGKELVDWLMKLNECFQSRSQAVGMWQVLVDEGIIVHVKQELNFHDKDTQFYRFLDLEFGLNHMTNEKLSLNHTTNEKDQLDDELQEGLSLLLQIGPDALLTMILRKCPSQRSAEDLEVIYEELLHVKAAAHLSTSVRKELAAVLMFESHAKAGTVLFSQGDKGTSWYIIWKGSVNVITHGKGLVTTLHEGEDFGQLALVNDAPRAATIILREDNCHFLRVDKQDFIRILKDVEANTMRLEEHGKAVLVLEKAESTNPGGAGNSSKYTVMAGTPEKILEHLLETVKLDTNGSDAIDPCVSDFLLTHRVFMPSSQLCPALQHHYHAEPSEGSDLEKAAYALNTKQKIVKLICQWVAVFGQLLKDDPIAVDFLERLGEEVAGDSRLSSMLREQLRDRRRTRVLENELGSLTRLNHQFDWFSSCEEPVGKCLPIRSKDKVLYEIFRPDHTSITLMLPVNTSVQEMMSSLVNPGGDHVLVKMNSMGDRAQLKLDATAVHTSLGLNERLFLCTASQVEQLTPLKEQQGPDQSTIDTLEQMCSKDIASQLTNYDWELFTAMHEVELVYYIFGRHKFPGATTANLERFVHRFNEVQYWVVTEVCLCADLMKRAMLLKKFIKMAAMLKEQKNLNSFFAVMFGLSNSAVQRLYKTWERVPSKTKRVYCAYERLMDPSRNHRAYRLAVAKLSPPYIPFMPLLLKDMTFIHEGNKNYTEKLVNFEKMRMIAKTVKIVRGCRSTPYVPSSPQKGLADRMFLEAPSIRVSTYSEQSLPLRNPSNIRHYVQNFEVIDNQRKLTQLSRGMER, from the exons TTTCTGTCGGATCGTATTCTGAAGGCAGCCAGGGTGGTGCATAGTGCCTTGATAGTACGTAGCCCTGGTCTGATCAGAGACAGAAAGCATCACCTGAAGACCTACAG ACAATGTTGTTCGGGGAAAGAGCTTGTTGATTGGCTGATGAAGCTAAACGAATGCTTCCAATCGAGGAGCCAGGCAGTTGGCATGTGGCAAGTCCTGGTGGATGAAGGAATCATTGTTCATG TGAAGCAGGAGTTAAACTTCCATGACAAAGACACTCAATTTTACCGCTTCCTGGATTTGGAGTTCGGACTGAACCACATGACCAATGAGAAACTCTCACTGAACCATACAACTAATGAGAAGGACCAATTAGACGATGAGCTGCAGGAGGGTTTGTCGTTATTACTGCAGATTGGTCCAGATGCTCTTTTGACCATGATTTTACGCAAATG CCCCAGCCAGCGTAGTGCGGAGGACCTGGAGGTGATCTATGAGGAGCTGCTTCATGTCAAGGCTGCTGCTCACCTCTCCACCTCA GTCCGTAAGGAGTTGGCAGCAGTGCTGATGTTTGAGTCCCATGCCAAGGCAGGCACAGTCT TGTTCAGTCAGGGAGACAAAGGCACTTCCTGGTACATCATCTGGAAGGGCTCTGTCAATGTCATCACACATGGAAAG GGTCTGGTGACGACGCTACATGAGGGAGAAGACTTTGGGCAGCTGGCCCTGGTGAACGATGCTCCCAGAGCAGCCACCATCATCCTGAGAGAGGACAACTGCCACTTCCTACGAGTCGACAAACAGGACTTCATACGTATCCTCAAG GATGTGGAAGCTAACACCATGCGTCTGGAGGAACATGGTAAAGCTGTGCTGGTGCTGGAGAAGGCTGAGTCAACCAATCCTGGAGGGGCAGGAAACAGCAGCAA GTATACAGTGATGGCTGGAACTCCAGAGAAGATCCTAGAACACCTGCTTGAGACAGTGAAGCTGGATACTAATGGCAGTGATGCTATAG ATCCCTGTGTGAGCGACTTCCTGCTAACCCACAGGGTCTTCATGCCCTCCAGCCAGCTTTGCCCGGCCCTGCAACACCA CTACCATGCCGAGCCTTCTGAGGGCTCAGATCTGGAGAAAGCAGCCTATGCCCTCAACACCAAGCAGAAGATAGTGAAGTTGATTTGCCAGTGGGTGGCGGTGTTCGGCCAGCTGCTCAAAGATGACCCCATCGCTGTAGACTTCCTGGAG AGGCTGGGGGAGGAGGTGGCAGGTGACTCCCGTCTGTCCAGTATGCTGAGGGAGCAGCTCAGAGACAGGAGGAGAACCAGAGT GCTTGAGAATGAACTCGGGTCACTGACAAGG CTTAACCATCAGTTTGACTGGTTTTCCAGTTGTGAGGAGCCAGTGGGGAAGTGTCTGCCAATCAGATCAAAGGACAAAG TATTGTATGAGATCTTCCGGCCAGACCATACGTCAATCACTCTGATGCTGCCGGTGAACACCTCTGTTCAGGAAATGATGTCATCGCTGGTAAACCCAGGAGGAGACCACGTCCTGGTCAAAATGAACTCCATGGGAG ACAGGGCTCAGCTGAAGCTGGACGCCACAGCAGTCCACACCTCTCTGGGGCTGAATGAGAGActgttcctctgcactgccagcCAGGTGGAACAGCTG ACGCCCCTGAaggaacaacagggccctgatcaGAGCACCATTGACACATTGGAGCAGATGTGTTCCAAGGACATCGCCAGCCAGCTCACCAACTACGACTGGGAACTGTTTACCGCCATGCATGAG GTGGAACTAGTGTACTATATATTTGGGCGACATAAATTCCCAGGCGCCACCACAGCTAACCTGGAGCGTTTTGTGCATCGCTTCAACGAGGTGCAGTACTGGGTGGTGAcggaggtgtgtctgtgtgctgacCTGATGAAGAGAGCCATGCTGCTGAAGAAGTTCATCAAGATGGCCGCCAT GTTGAAGGAGCAGAAAAACCTCAACTCGTTCTTTGCTGTGATGTTTGGTCTAAGCAACAGTGCTGTACAGAGACTTTACAAGACCTGGGAG agaGTGCCGAGTAAGACGAAAAGGGTCTATTGTGCCTACGAGAGGTTAATG GATCCGTCGCGTAACCACAGAGCCTACAGACTGGCTGTGGCGAAGCTCAGTCCTCCCTACATCCCCTTCATGCCTCTGCTACTAAAAG ACATGACATTCATCCATGAGGGAAACAAGAACTACACGGAAAAACTGGTCAATTTTGAGAAAATG CGCATGATTGCCAAGACAGTGAAGATCGTTCGAGGGTGCCGAAGCACACCTTACG TGCCTTCCTCACCTCAGAAGGGACTCGCAGACAGAATGTTTCTGGAGGCGCCTTCCATTCGGGTGTCCACAT ATTCTGAGCAGTCCCTCCCTCTCCGGAATCCTAGCAACATCCGCCACTATGTTCAGAACTTTGAAGTGATCGACAACCAGCGCAAACTGACACAACTGTCCAGGGGAATGGAGCGCTGA
- the rapgef3 gene encoding rap guanine nucleotide exchange factor 3 isoform X4, translating into MFGNFWSSLSRIADRQNILHSPQEDIFATASAMFSMDTFFKSILLPSRRITPEEGETPLPEALDTQDTMKQFLSDRILKAARVVHSALIVRSPGLIRDRKHHLKTYRQCCSGKELVDWLMKLNECFQSRSQAVGMWQVLVDEGIIVHVKQELNFHDKDTQFYRFLDLEFGLNHMTNEKLSLNHTTNEKDQLDDELQEGLSLLLQIGPDALLTMILRKCPSQRSAEDLEVIYEELLHVKAAAHLSTSVRKELAAVLMFESHAKAGTVLFSQGDKGTSWYIIWKGSVNVITHGKGLVTTLHEGEDFGQLALVNDAPRAATIILREDNCHFLRVDKQDFIRILKDVEANTMRLEEHGKAVLVLEKAESTNPGGAGNSSKYTVMAGTPEKILEHLLETVKLDTNGSDAIDPCVSDFLLTHRVFMPSSQLCPALQHHYHAEPSEGSDLEKAAYALNTKQKIVKLICQWVAVFGQLLKDDPIAVDFLERLGEEVAGDSRLSSMLREQLRDRRRTRVLENELGSLTRLNHQFDWFSSCEEPVGKCLPIRSKDKVLYEIFRPDHTSITLMLPVNTSVQEMMSSLVNPGGDHVLVKMNSMGDRAQLKLDATAVHTSLGLNERLFLCTASQVEQLTPLKEQQGPDQSTIDTLEQMCSKDIASQLTNYDWELFTAMHEYWVVTEVCLCADLMKRAMLLKKFIKMAAMLKEQKNLNSFFAVMFGLSNSAVQRLYKTWERVPSKTKRVYCAYERLMDPSRNHRAYRLAVAKLSPPYIPFMPLLLKDMTFIHEGNKNYTEKLVNFEKMRMIAKTVKIVRGCRSTPYVPSSPQKGLADRMFLEAPSIRVSTYSEQSLPLRNPSNIRHYVQNFEVIDNQRKLTQLSRGMER; encoded by the exons TTTCTGTCGGATCGTATTCTGAAGGCAGCCAGGGTGGTGCATAGTGCCTTGATAGTACGTAGCCCTGGTCTGATCAGAGACAGAAAGCATCACCTGAAGACCTACAG ACAATGTTGTTCGGGGAAAGAGCTTGTTGATTGGCTGATGAAGCTAAACGAATGCTTCCAATCGAGGAGCCAGGCAGTTGGCATGTGGCAAGTCCTGGTGGATGAAGGAATCATTGTTCATG TGAAGCAGGAGTTAAACTTCCATGACAAAGACACTCAATTTTACCGCTTCCTGGATTTGGAGTTCGGACTGAACCACATGACCAATGAGAAACTCTCACTGAACCATACAACTAATGAGAAGGACCAATTAGACGATGAGCTGCAGGAGGGTTTGTCGTTATTACTGCAGATTGGTCCAGATGCTCTTTTGACCATGATTTTACGCAAATG CCCCAGCCAGCGTAGTGCGGAGGACCTGGAGGTGATCTATGAGGAGCTGCTTCATGTCAAGGCTGCTGCTCACCTCTCCACCTCA GTCCGTAAGGAGTTGGCAGCAGTGCTGATGTTTGAGTCCCATGCCAAGGCAGGCACAGTCT TGTTCAGTCAGGGAGACAAAGGCACTTCCTGGTACATCATCTGGAAGGGCTCTGTCAATGTCATCACACATGGAAAG GGTCTGGTGACGACGCTACATGAGGGAGAAGACTTTGGGCAGCTGGCCCTGGTGAACGATGCTCCCAGAGCAGCCACCATCATCCTGAGAGAGGACAACTGCCACTTCCTACGAGTCGACAAACAGGACTTCATACGTATCCTCAAG GATGTGGAAGCTAACACCATGCGTCTGGAGGAACATGGTAAAGCTGTGCTGGTGCTGGAGAAGGCTGAGTCAACCAATCCTGGAGGGGCAGGAAACAGCAGCAA GTATACAGTGATGGCTGGAACTCCAGAGAAGATCCTAGAACACCTGCTTGAGACAGTGAAGCTGGATACTAATGGCAGTGATGCTATAG ATCCCTGTGTGAGCGACTTCCTGCTAACCCACAGGGTCTTCATGCCCTCCAGCCAGCTTTGCCCGGCCCTGCAACACCA CTACCATGCCGAGCCTTCTGAGGGCTCAGATCTGGAGAAAGCAGCCTATGCCCTCAACACCAAGCAGAAGATAGTGAAGTTGATTTGCCAGTGGGTGGCGGTGTTCGGCCAGCTGCTCAAAGATGACCCCATCGCTGTAGACTTCCTGGAG AGGCTGGGGGAGGAGGTGGCAGGTGACTCCCGTCTGTCCAGTATGCTGAGGGAGCAGCTCAGAGACAGGAGGAGAACCAGAGT GCTTGAGAATGAACTCGGGTCACTGACAAGG CTTAACCATCAGTTTGACTGGTTTTCCAGTTGTGAGGAGCCAGTGGGGAAGTGTCTGCCAATCAGATCAAAGGACAAAG TATTGTATGAGATCTTCCGGCCAGACCATACGTCAATCACTCTGATGCTGCCGGTGAACACCTCTGTTCAGGAAATGATGTCATCGCTGGTAAACCCAGGAGGAGACCACGTCCTGGTCAAAATGAACTCCATGGGAG ACAGGGCTCAGCTGAAGCTGGACGCCACAGCAGTCCACACCTCTCTGGGGCTGAATGAGAGActgttcctctgcactgccagcCAGGTGGAACAGCTG ACGCCCCTGAaggaacaacagggccctgatcaGAGCACCATTGACACATTGGAGCAGATGTGTTCCAAGGACATCGCCAGCCAGCTCACCAACTACGACTGGGAACTGTTTACCGCCATGCATGAG TACTGGGTGGTGAcggaggtgtgtctgtgtgctgacCTGATGAAGAGAGCCATGCTGCTGAAGAAGTTCATCAAGATGGCCGCCAT GTTGAAGGAGCAGAAAAACCTCAACTCGTTCTTTGCTGTGATGTTTGGTCTAAGCAACAGTGCTGTACAGAGACTTTACAAGACCTGGGAG agaGTGCCGAGTAAGACGAAAAGGGTCTATTGTGCCTACGAGAGGTTAATG GATCCGTCGCGTAACCACAGAGCCTACAGACTGGCTGTGGCGAAGCTCAGTCCTCCCTACATCCCCTTCATGCCTCTGCTACTAAAAG ACATGACATTCATCCATGAGGGAAACAAGAACTACACGGAAAAACTGGTCAATTTTGAGAAAATG CGCATGATTGCCAAGACAGTGAAGATCGTTCGAGGGTGCCGAAGCACACCTTACG TGCCTTCCTCACCTCAGAAGGGACTCGCAGACAGAATGTTTCTGGAGGCGCCTTCCATTCGGGTGTCCACAT ATTCTGAGCAGTCCCTCCCTCTCCGGAATCCTAGCAACATCCGCCACTATGTTCAGAACTTTGAAGTGATCGACAACCAGCGCAAACTGACACAACTGTCCAGGGGAATGGAGCGCTGA
- the rapgef3 gene encoding rap guanine nucleotide exchange factor 3 isoform X6, with the protein MKTCKEHWTPLPEALDTQDTMKQFLSDRILKAARVVHSALIVRSPGLIRDRKHHLKTYRQCCSGKELVDWLMKLNECFQSRSQAVGMWQVLVDEGIIVHVKQELNFHDKDTQFYRFLDLEFGLNHMTNEKLSLNHTTNEKDQLDDELQEGLSLLLQIGPDALLTMILRKCPSQRSAEDLEVIYEELLHVKAAAHLSTSVRKELAAVLMFESHAKAGTVLFSQGDKGTSWYIIWKGSVNVITHGKGLVTTLHEGEDFGQLALVNDAPRAATIILREDNCHFLRVDKQDFIRILKDVEANTMRLEEHGKAVLVLEKAESTNPGGAGNSSKYTVMAGTPEKILEHLLETVKLDTNGSDAIDPCVSDFLLTHRVFMPSSQLCPALQHHYHAEPSEGSDLEKAAYALNTKQKIVKLICQWVAVFGQLLKDDPIAVDFLERLGEEVAGDSRLSSMLREQLRDRRRTRVLENELGSLTRLNHQFDWFSSCEEPVGKCLPIRSKDKVLYEIFRPDHTSITLMLPVNTSVQEMMSSLVNPGGDHVLVKMNSMGDRAQLKLDATAVHTSLGLNERLFLCTASQVEQLTPLKEQQGPDQSTIDTLEQMCSKDIASQLTNYDWELFTAMHEVELVYYIFGRHKFPGATTANLERFVHRFNEVQYWVVTEVCLCADLMKRAMLLKKFIKMAAMLKEQKNLNSFFAVMFGLSNSAVQRLYKTWERVPSKTKRVYCAYERLMDPSRNHRAYRLAVAKLSPPYIPFMPLLLKDMTFIHEGNKNYTEKLVNFEKMRMIAKTVKIVRGCRSTPYVPSSPQKGLADRMFLEAPSIRVSTYSEQSLPLRNPSNIRHYVQNFEVIDNQRKLTQLSRGMER; encoded by the exons TTTCTGTCGGATCGTATTCTGAAGGCAGCCAGGGTGGTGCATAGTGCCTTGATAGTACGTAGCCCTGGTCTGATCAGAGACAGAAAGCATCACCTGAAGACCTACAG ACAATGTTGTTCGGGGAAAGAGCTTGTTGATTGGCTGATGAAGCTAAACGAATGCTTCCAATCGAGGAGCCAGGCAGTTGGCATGTGGCAAGTCCTGGTGGATGAAGGAATCATTGTTCATG TGAAGCAGGAGTTAAACTTCCATGACAAAGACACTCAATTTTACCGCTTCCTGGATTTGGAGTTCGGACTGAACCACATGACCAATGAGAAACTCTCACTGAACCATACAACTAATGAGAAGGACCAATTAGACGATGAGCTGCAGGAGGGTTTGTCGTTATTACTGCAGATTGGTCCAGATGCTCTTTTGACCATGATTTTACGCAAATG CCCCAGCCAGCGTAGTGCGGAGGACCTGGAGGTGATCTATGAGGAGCTGCTTCATGTCAAGGCTGCTGCTCACCTCTCCACCTCA GTCCGTAAGGAGTTGGCAGCAGTGCTGATGTTTGAGTCCCATGCCAAGGCAGGCACAGTCT TGTTCAGTCAGGGAGACAAAGGCACTTCCTGGTACATCATCTGGAAGGGCTCTGTCAATGTCATCACACATGGAAAG GGTCTGGTGACGACGCTACATGAGGGAGAAGACTTTGGGCAGCTGGCCCTGGTGAACGATGCTCCCAGAGCAGCCACCATCATCCTGAGAGAGGACAACTGCCACTTCCTACGAGTCGACAAACAGGACTTCATACGTATCCTCAAG GATGTGGAAGCTAACACCATGCGTCTGGAGGAACATGGTAAAGCTGTGCTGGTGCTGGAGAAGGCTGAGTCAACCAATCCTGGAGGGGCAGGAAACAGCAGCAA GTATACAGTGATGGCTGGAACTCCAGAGAAGATCCTAGAACACCTGCTTGAGACAGTGAAGCTGGATACTAATGGCAGTGATGCTATAG ATCCCTGTGTGAGCGACTTCCTGCTAACCCACAGGGTCTTCATGCCCTCCAGCCAGCTTTGCCCGGCCCTGCAACACCA CTACCATGCCGAGCCTTCTGAGGGCTCAGATCTGGAGAAAGCAGCCTATGCCCTCAACACCAAGCAGAAGATAGTGAAGTTGATTTGCCAGTGGGTGGCGGTGTTCGGCCAGCTGCTCAAAGATGACCCCATCGCTGTAGACTTCCTGGAG AGGCTGGGGGAGGAGGTGGCAGGTGACTCCCGTCTGTCCAGTATGCTGAGGGAGCAGCTCAGAGACAGGAGGAGAACCAGAGT GCTTGAGAATGAACTCGGGTCACTGACAAGG CTTAACCATCAGTTTGACTGGTTTTCCAGTTGTGAGGAGCCAGTGGGGAAGTGTCTGCCAATCAGATCAAAGGACAAAG TATTGTATGAGATCTTCCGGCCAGACCATACGTCAATCACTCTGATGCTGCCGGTGAACACCTCTGTTCAGGAAATGATGTCATCGCTGGTAAACCCAGGAGGAGACCACGTCCTGGTCAAAATGAACTCCATGGGAG ACAGGGCTCAGCTGAAGCTGGACGCCACAGCAGTCCACACCTCTCTGGGGCTGAATGAGAGActgttcctctgcactgccagcCAGGTGGAACAGCTG ACGCCCCTGAaggaacaacagggccctgatcaGAGCACCATTGACACATTGGAGCAGATGTGTTCCAAGGACATCGCCAGCCAGCTCACCAACTACGACTGGGAACTGTTTACCGCCATGCATGAG GTGGAACTAGTGTACTATATATTTGGGCGACATAAATTCCCAGGCGCCACCACAGCTAACCTGGAGCGTTTTGTGCATCGCTTCAACGAGGTGCAGTACTGGGTGGTGAcggaggtgtgtctgtgtgctgacCTGATGAAGAGAGCCATGCTGCTGAAGAAGTTCATCAAGATGGCCGCCAT GTTGAAGGAGCAGAAAAACCTCAACTCGTTCTTTGCTGTGATGTTTGGTCTAAGCAACAGTGCTGTACAGAGACTTTACAAGACCTGGGAG agaGTGCCGAGTAAGACGAAAAGGGTCTATTGTGCCTACGAGAGGTTAATG GATCCGTCGCGTAACCACAGAGCCTACAGACTGGCTGTGGCGAAGCTCAGTCCTCCCTACATCCCCTTCATGCCTCTGCTACTAAAAG ACATGACATTCATCCATGAGGGAAACAAGAACTACACGGAAAAACTGGTCAATTTTGAGAAAATG CGCATGATTGCCAAGACAGTGAAGATCGTTCGAGGGTGCCGAAGCACACCTTACG TGCCTTCCTCACCTCAGAAGGGACTCGCAGACAGAATGTTTCTGGAGGCGCCTTCCATTCGGGTGTCCACAT ATTCTGAGCAGTCCCTCCCTCTCCGGAATCCTAGCAACATCCGCCACTATGTTCAGAACTTTGAAGTGATCGACAACCAGCGCAAACTGACACAACTGTCCAGGGGAATGGAGCGCTGA
- the rapgef3 gene encoding rap guanine nucleotide exchange factor 3 isoform X2: MAEGVSATASAMFSMDTFFKSILLPSRRITPEEGETPLPEALDTQDTMKQFLSDRILKAARVVHSALIVRSPGLIRDRKHHLKTYRQCCSGKELVDWLMKLNECFQSRSQAVGMWQVLVDEGIIVHVKQELNFHDKDTQFYRFLDLEFGLNHMTNEKLSLNHTTNEKDQLDDELQEGLSLLLQIGPDALLTMILRKCPSQRSAEDLEVIYEELLHVKAAAHLSTSVRKELAAVLMFESHAKAGTVLFSQGDKGTSWYIIWKGSVNVITHGKGLVTTLHEGEDFGQLALVNDAPRAATIILREDNCHFLRVDKQDFIRILKDVEANTMRLEEHGKAVLVLEKAESTNPGGAGNSSKYTVMAGTPEKILEHLLETVKLDTNGSDAIDPCVSDFLLTHRVFMPSSQLCPALQHHYHAEPSEGSDLEKAAYALNTKQKIVKLICQWVAVFGQLLKDDPIAVDFLERLGEEVAGDSRLSSMLREQLRDRRRTRVLENELGSLTRLNHQFDWFSSCEEPVGKCLPIRSKDKVLYEIFRPDHTSITLMLPVNTSVQEMMSSLVNPGGDHVLVKMNSMGDRAQLKLDATAVHTSLGLNERLFLCTASQVEQLTPLKEQQGPDQSTIDTLEQMCSKDIASQLTNYDWELFTAMHEVELVYYIFGRHKFPGATTANLERFVHRFNEVQYWVVTEVCLCADLMKRAMLLKKFIKMAAMLKEQKNLNSFFAVMFGLSNSAVQRLYKTWERVPSKTKRVYCAYERLMDPSRNHRAYRLAVAKLSPPYIPFMPLLLKDMTFIHEGNKNYTEKLVNFEKMRMIAKTVKIVRGCRSTPYVPSSPQKGLADRMFLEAPSIRVSTYSEQSLPLRNPSNIRHYVQNFEVIDNQRKLTQLSRGMER; the protein is encoded by the exons TTTCTGTCGGATCGTATTCTGAAGGCAGCCAGGGTGGTGCATAGTGCCTTGATAGTACGTAGCCCTGGTCTGATCAGAGACAGAAAGCATCACCTGAAGACCTACAG ACAATGTTGTTCGGGGAAAGAGCTTGTTGATTGGCTGATGAAGCTAAACGAATGCTTCCAATCGAGGAGCCAGGCAGTTGGCATGTGGCAAGTCCTGGTGGATGAAGGAATCATTGTTCATG TGAAGCAGGAGTTAAACTTCCATGACAAAGACACTCAATTTTACCGCTTCCTGGATTTGGAGTTCGGACTGAACCACATGACCAATGAGAAACTCTCACTGAACCATACAACTAATGAGAAGGACCAATTAGACGATGAGCTGCAGGAGGGTTTGTCGTTATTACTGCAGATTGGTCCAGATGCTCTTTTGACCATGATTTTACGCAAATG CCCCAGCCAGCGTAGTGCGGAGGACCTGGAGGTGATCTATGAGGAGCTGCTTCATGTCAAGGCTGCTGCTCACCTCTCCACCTCA GTCCGTAAGGAGTTGGCAGCAGTGCTGATGTTTGAGTCCCATGCCAAGGCAGGCACAGTCT TGTTCAGTCAGGGAGACAAAGGCACTTCCTGGTACATCATCTGGAAGGGCTCTGTCAATGTCATCACACATGGAAAG GGTCTGGTGACGACGCTACATGAGGGAGAAGACTTTGGGCAGCTGGCCCTGGTGAACGATGCTCCCAGAGCAGCCACCATCATCCTGAGAGAGGACAACTGCCACTTCCTACGAGTCGACAAACAGGACTTCATACGTATCCTCAAG GATGTGGAAGCTAACACCATGCGTCTGGAGGAACATGGTAAAGCTGTGCTGGTGCTGGAGAAGGCTGAGTCAACCAATCCTGGAGGGGCAGGAAACAGCAGCAA GTATACAGTGATGGCTGGAACTCCAGAGAAGATCCTAGAACACCTGCTTGAGACAGTGAAGCTGGATACTAATGGCAGTGATGCTATAG ATCCCTGTGTGAGCGACTTCCTGCTAACCCACAGGGTCTTCATGCCCTCCAGCCAGCTTTGCCCGGCCCTGCAACACCA CTACCATGCCGAGCCTTCTGAGGGCTCAGATCTGGAGAAAGCAGCCTATGCCCTCAACACCAAGCAGAAGATAGTGAAGTTGATTTGCCAGTGGGTGGCGGTGTTCGGCCAGCTGCTCAAAGATGACCCCATCGCTGTAGACTTCCTGGAG AGGCTGGGGGAGGAGGTGGCAGGTGACTCCCGTCTGTCCAGTATGCTGAGGGAGCAGCTCAGAGACAGGAGGAGAACCAGAGT GCTTGAGAATGAACTCGGGTCACTGACAAGG CTTAACCATCAGTTTGACTGGTTTTCCAGTTGTGAGGAGCCAGTGGGGAAGTGTCTGCCAATCAGATCAAAGGACAAAG TATTGTATGAGATCTTCCGGCCAGACCATACGTCAATCACTCTGATGCTGCCGGTGAACACCTCTGTTCAGGAAATGATGTCATCGCTGGTAAACCCAGGAGGAGACCACGTCCTGGTCAAAATGAACTCCATGGGAG ACAGGGCTCAGCTGAAGCTGGACGCCACAGCAGTCCACACCTCTCTGGGGCTGAATGAGAGActgttcctctgcactgccagcCAGGTGGAACAGCTG ACGCCCCTGAaggaacaacagggccctgatcaGAGCACCATTGACACATTGGAGCAGATGTGTTCCAAGGACATCGCCAGCCAGCTCACCAACTACGACTGGGAACTGTTTACCGCCATGCATGAG GTGGAACTAGTGTACTATATATTTGGGCGACATAAATTCCCAGGCGCCACCACAGCTAACCTGGAGCGTTTTGTGCATCGCTTCAACGAGGTGCAGTACTGGGTGGTGAcggaggtgtgtctgtgtgctgacCTGATGAAGAGAGCCATGCTGCTGAAGAAGTTCATCAAGATGGCCGCCAT GTTGAAGGAGCAGAAAAACCTCAACTCGTTCTTTGCTGTGATGTTTGGTCTAAGCAACAGTGCTGTACAGAGACTTTACAAGACCTGGGAG agaGTGCCGAGTAAGACGAAAAGGGTCTATTGTGCCTACGAGAGGTTAATG GATCCGTCGCGTAACCACAGAGCCTACAGACTGGCTGTGGCGAAGCTCAGTCCTCCCTACATCCCCTTCATGCCTCTGCTACTAAAAG ACATGACATTCATCCATGAGGGAAACAAGAACTACACGGAAAAACTGGTCAATTTTGAGAAAATG CGCATGATTGCCAAGACAGTGAAGATCGTTCGAGGGTGCCGAAGCACACCTTACG TGCCTTCCTCACCTCAGAAGGGACTCGCAGACAGAATGTTTCTGGAGGCGCCTTCCATTCGGGTGTCCACAT ATTCTGAGCAGTCCCTCCCTCTCCGGAATCCTAGCAACATCCGCCACTATGTTCAGAACTTTGAAGTGATCGACAACCAGCGCAAACTGACACAACTGTCCAGGGGAATGGAGCGCTGA